A genomic segment from Legionella quinlivanii encodes:
- a CDS encoding FAD-binding protein: MNSLRQAVVMCFLSLIISFSQAQTVPTQPGTLLNDIHSGLNPTQHLQVIHPVSIKEIQDTIQKARQKGLSISISGGQHSMGGQQYGRGTINLNMSRFNKVISLDSDKGIVEVQAGIEWPELVTWLLKNQTNPPQWGIRQKQTGADKLSIGGALSSNIHGRGLNMSPIIEDVESFTLVDANGDLLECSRTQNAELFKLVIGGYGLFGVIATIKLRLAPVTTLEREVQVINIDQFIPLVSQRIREGYLYGDFQFAIDPASDDFMKKGIYSLYKPVNLQMDTQKPKKELSNQDWTKLLILAHKNKSAAFTIYSNYYLGTNGQLYRSDTHQMGFYLNNYHQLIDSNSSEMISEIYVPRDQLVPLFNQLRNDFRKYKINLIYGTIRLIKKENESYLPWATQDYACIVFNFHVDHSKQGIAKAYHDFRLIIDRALEHNGSYFLTYHRWARKDQVLKAYPQFIEFLKLKKKYDPDEIFQSNWYRYYKQMFNLNSSTS; encoded by the coding sequence ATGAACTCTTTACGTCAGGCTGTTGTCATGTGTTTTTTAAGCCTGATTATTTCTTTTAGCCAGGCCCAGACTGTTCCAACTCAGCCTGGCACACTGCTTAATGATATCCATTCCGGCTTAAATCCTACCCAGCATCTACAAGTCATTCATCCGGTTTCAATAAAAGAGATTCAAGATACGATTCAGAAAGCCAGGCAGAAGGGTTTATCCATCAGTATTAGCGGTGGTCAACATTCAATGGGGGGACAACAATATGGCAGAGGCACTATTAATTTGAATATGTCTCGCTTTAACAAAGTAATCAGTCTCGACAGTGACAAAGGGATTGTGGAAGTTCAGGCCGGGATTGAATGGCCAGAATTAGTCACCTGGCTGCTTAAAAATCAAACTAATCCTCCACAGTGGGGAATCCGGCAAAAGCAAACCGGGGCCGACAAATTGAGTATTGGCGGCGCCCTGTCCTCCAATATTCATGGGCGCGGTCTTAATATGTCGCCCATAATTGAGGATGTCGAATCGTTTACACTCGTGGATGCCAATGGAGATTTGCTGGAATGCAGCCGCACTCAGAATGCCGAGCTATTTAAACTGGTTATTGGGGGTTATGGACTGTTCGGCGTTATTGCAACTATCAAACTGCGCTTGGCACCGGTAACCACGCTTGAAAGAGAGGTACAGGTAATTAATATTGATCAATTCATTCCTCTGGTGAGTCAGCGAATCAGAGAAGGTTATCTGTATGGCGATTTTCAGTTTGCAATTGATCCCGCCTCGGATGATTTCATGAAGAAGGGCATTTATTCTTTGTATAAGCCAGTCAATCTTCAAATGGATACGCAAAAACCCAAGAAAGAATTGTCGAATCAGGACTGGACAAAATTGCTGATATTAGCCCATAAAAACAAATCGGCAGCTTTCACAATTTATTCAAACTATTATCTGGGAACCAATGGCCAGCTTTATCGCTCTGACACGCATCAAATGGGATTTTATTTAAATAATTATCATCAGCTGATTGATTCCAATTCCTCGGAGATGATTAGCGAAATTTATGTGCCGAGAGATCAGCTGGTTCCTTTGTTTAATCAATTGCGCAACGATTTTCGCAAATATAAAATCAATCTGATATACGGAACTATACGTCTGATAAAAAAAGAGAATGAAAGCTATTTACCCTGGGCAACACAGGATTATGCCTGTATCGTTTTCAATTTCCATGTGGACCATTCAAAACAGGGCATCGCGAAGGCCTATCATGATTTCCGATTAATTATCGACAGGGCCTTGGAACATAATGGCAGCTACTTCCTGACCTATCATCGCTGGGCCAGAAAAGATCAGGTCCTTAAGGCATATCCACAATTTATTGAATTTTTAAAGCTTAAAAAGAAGTATGATCCTGATGAAATTTTTCAATCCAACTGGTACCGTTATTACAAACAAATGTTTAATTTAAATAGTAGCACCTCGTAA
- a CDS encoding IPT/TIG domain-containing protein translates to MQTSGILRKLGILVSALIPTFAMAGIPLWTFKPLTPTTLSLSANDTAIVQYLVTNQSSRPHTLNMIPIQGITQLTAGLGVCSSSFVLSGHGSCILSLQINGSLINQQITNGPSVCQSGSPNQCYQPNAQDILRITLKPAINDATISVSNSPLSLLAGGNGTLIIHNNSLEVSATNIVSNFSGTALEGKVIETGNTCASVLPGNNCTLTYTGLQPAMLGSFSIKGSNTNTVYAAMEIKSAATLSSINPNSGLTTGGTGFVLTGTGLLGVTGVSFDGVPATYVSVVNSMTVTGVTPVHAAGTVDVTVLTANGTATLNNGYTFIPPAIGQTTEGGTVACLGGPQLNLIAAVADNSPGMNWGGDGIPTGATNFLDGAANTETIISVLGANGGNPYAALLCSNFEVDSQGNTPCEPGNACYSDWFLPALFQLNCLYSNQIAIGGFSAAPYWTSTEFNPAFAYRVNFANGDNLFAGKDTSGYRVRCVRSFMP, encoded by the coding sequence ATGCAAACATCAGGCATTTTACGCAAGCTCGGCATCTTAGTATCGGCATTAATCCCTACTTTTGCAATGGCCGGCATACCGCTCTGGACCTTTAAGCCTTTAACGCCCACAACACTTTCCTTATCTGCCAATGATACAGCGATAGTCCAATATCTGGTTACTAATCAATCCAGCCGGCCCCATACCCTGAATATGATTCCTATTCAAGGCATCACCCAGTTAACTGCCGGACTGGGCGTTTGCAGCAGCAGTTTTGTATTATCCGGACATGGTTCCTGCATACTTTCCCTGCAGATCAATGGCAGTTTAATAAACCAGCAAATAACTAACGGTCCGAGTGTTTGTCAGAGCGGTTCTCCCAATCAATGTTACCAGCCGAACGCTCAGGACATTTTACGTATCACCCTCAAACCCGCGATTAATGATGCAACAATCTCGGTAAGCAACTCGCCATTAAGCCTGCTTGCCGGAGGTAATGGGACATTGATTATCCATAATAATTCACTGGAAGTGAGCGCTACAAACATTGTCTCCAATTTTTCAGGGACGGCTCTCGAAGGAAAAGTGATTGAAACAGGAAACACTTGCGCCAGTGTTCTTCCAGGGAATAATTGCACGCTGACTTATACTGGTCTGCAGCCAGCGATGCTCGGCAGTTTCAGTATAAAAGGAAGTAATACCAATACAGTCTACGCGGCCATGGAAATTAAATCCGCGGCCACTCTATCATCAATCAATCCCAATTCTGGGCTGACAACCGGAGGCACGGGATTTGTTTTAACAGGCACTGGATTATTGGGGGTGACCGGCGTCAGTTTTGATGGAGTGCCAGCCACCTATGTGAGTGTAGTGAATTCAATGACCGTTACAGGTGTGACACCTGTACATGCTGCAGGTACCGTCGATGTAACTGTTCTGACTGCGAATGGAACAGCTACTTTAAATAACGGATATACATTCATACCTCCTGCGATAGGACAAACCACTGAGGGTGGAACCGTTGCCTGTTTAGGCGGCCCGCAACTCAATTTGATTGCGGCTGTCGCTGACAACAGTCCTGGCATGAACTGGGGGGGAGACGGTATTCCCACGGGAGCAACGAATTTCTTGGATGGGGCAGCGAATACGGAAACAATTATCAGTGTGTTAGGTGCCAATGGCGGTAACCCATATGCCGCGTTACTGTGCAGCAATTTTGAAGTGGACTCGCAGGGAAACACACCCTGTGAGCCAGGTAATGCCTGTTACAGTGACTGGTTTTTACCAGCTCTGTTTCAGTTAAATTGTCTTTACAGTAATCAGATAGCTATTGGAGGTTTTTCTGCGGCTCCTTATTGGACTTCTACCGAATTTAACCCCGCATTTGCCTACAGAGTCAATTTTGCAAATGGAGATAATCTATTTGCAGGCAAAGACACTAGTGGCTATCGCGTCCGCTGTGTGCGAAGTTTTATGCCTTAA
- a CDS encoding MFS transporter, which translates to MPQLHLSSQEKKTIVLAALGGALEFYDFIIYVIFAPLISEIFFPQSDRLASLMSVYAIFAIGYFIRPLGGIIFSHFGDKYGRKKTFLVSIALMAIPTFLIGLLPTYEQLGFGASLLLIILRVLQGLSIGGEIPGALTFTCEHVAREKRSFACGVIFSFLNIGILLGNSLSLLLNQLLTAEQLTSYGWRIPFLLGGVLGLISFIIRRQLSESPLFLALQSQHRQTRLPFFEALSNHWRQILQGVGLTVLACAVINLLFLYLPGYLSGVMTYPKQQAHLFSTIMLVIYTFLLLFFCWLGDRLGRRRLLCLGALGFSIFSYLIFLILSFETMASLSTAMMLIAVLSSMIMVYPSLLVDLFPTSIRFTGIAISYNITFAIFGGLTPLIATLLIKYTQNKLAPGYYLILCALLCLFSLTTIRTLCFNKNGPAKVQNNLSASFGE; encoded by the coding sequence ATGCCGCAGCTTCATTTGTCCTCTCAAGAGAAAAAAACAATTGTGCTGGCTGCCTTAGGTGGAGCACTTGAGTTTTATGACTTCATTATTTATGTCATCTTTGCTCCCTTAATCAGTGAAATATTTTTTCCACAAAGTGATCGCCTGGCCTCATTGATGAGCGTCTATGCAATTTTTGCGATTGGCTATTTTATTCGTCCGCTGGGCGGAATCATTTTCAGTCATTTTGGCGATAAATACGGGCGAAAAAAAACCTTCCTTGTTTCTATTGCCCTAATGGCCATTCCTACCTTTCTAATAGGCCTTTTGCCTACCTATGAACAATTAGGCTTTGGCGCCAGTCTGCTGCTGATCATTCTTCGGGTTTTGCAGGGGCTGTCCATCGGCGGTGAAATACCTGGAGCACTCACCTTTACTTGCGAGCATGTTGCCAGAGAAAAGCGAAGTTTTGCCTGCGGTGTAATCTTCTCTTTTCTTAATATTGGTATTTTATTGGGCAATAGCTTAAGCTTGCTGCTCAATCAACTATTAACAGCAGAACAATTAACCAGTTACGGCTGGCGTATTCCCTTTCTTTTAGGGGGTGTCTTGGGCCTTATCAGCTTTATTATCCGCCGTCAGCTCAGCGAAAGCCCCCTCTTTCTGGCCCTGCAATCACAACATAGACAAACCCGCCTTCCATTTTTCGAAGCCCTGAGTAATCACTGGCGGCAGATTTTGCAGGGGGTAGGACTCACGGTGCTGGCCTGCGCCGTTATTAATTTATTATTCCTCTATCTTCCAGGCTATTTGTCCGGCGTTATGACTTATCCCAAACAACAGGCTCATCTCTTTAGTACGATTATGCTGGTAATCTATACCTTCCTGCTGCTCTTTTTCTGCTGGTTGGGTGATCGCCTTGGCCGGCGTCGGCTTCTTTGTCTTGGCGCCCTCGGATTTAGTATTTTCAGTTATCTGATTTTTCTGATATTAAGTTTTGAAACCATGGCAAGCTTAAGTACAGCCATGATGTTAATTGCTGTATTAAGCAGCATGATAATGGTTTATCCCAGCCTACTGGTGGATTTATTCCCTACATCCATCCGCTTTACCGGGATTGCGATATCCTACAACATTACTTTCGCCATTTTTGGAGGATTAACCCCATTAATTGCGACGCTTTTAATCAAGTATACTCAGAATAAGCTGGCACCAGGATATTATTTAATTCTTTGTGCATTACTCTGTCTGTTTTCACTCACGACAATCAGGACGTTGTGTTTTAACAAAAATGGCCCTGCTAAAGTGCAAAACAACTTATCCGCTTCTTTCGGAGAATAA
- a CDS encoding DEAD/DEAH box helicase encodes MISSYPHSIDWAHPLIKEWFVNQFETPTAPQIEGWPGILAGEHTLISAPTGSGKTFAAFMVCIDQLLRAAVENRLENQIEVIYISPLKALGNDIQKNLLGPLKQIQQNANAAGIIIDDIRVAVRTGDTPAKDRQSMLKKPPHILVTTPESFYLLLTAEKSRALLKTVRTVIVDEIHALVNSKRGTHLALSLERLEKLACELPVRIGLSATQKPIEEVAKFLSGSSRAVPNIINIGHQRHLDLKVEVPKTALESVTSNDVWDEIYDRVAELAMQNRSTLVFVNTRKLSERMSHHLANRIGKEWVAAHHGSLSRKLRLAAENGLKTGALKVIVATASLELGIDIGTVDLVCQIGSPRALAAALQRVGRAGHWHGAISRGHFFATTRDELLECAALVYGIYSGDLDRLIIPEQPLDILAQQIVAACATDEWNEDELFKLVKRSYPYRHLKREVFNTVLEMLSEGIAASRGRYGAYLFRDRINGIVKGRRGSRMAAIMNGGAIPETNLFTVIAVPEEIVVGTLDEEFAVESHRGDVILLGNTSWRVYKVENTRGRVIVEDAQGAAPTVPFWLGEAPARSNELSLQVSSLRTKIDALLPLSTATNPESQKKAREWLAANCHVSDYAAGQMIDYLLEGRALLGAVPSQQTIIAERFFDESGGMQLIIHAPFGARINKAWGLALRKRFCRSFNFELQAAATDDGLAISLAEQHSFPLEDVFQFLHPATIKKVLVQAVLQSPVFTTRWRWDAIRALALMRYRNGRKVPPNILRMRADDLLAAVFPQAAACQDNLAGKDVELPEHPLIDETIKDCLTEAMDIEGLRELLKGIKSGTIHCIAVDTPTPSVFSHEILNANPYAFLDDAPLEERRTRAVAMRRILPEWLQGNMGQLDSEVIADVQRQAWPDIRNADELHDFLQTMIGLSRDNLRIPDSWAVFFEQLQNANRAGTAHVDGQAFWVATEKKNAYQAVYPSAVFSESLIEWDSQLHEADDALLMMLRGWMQHLGPVNVGELVDLLKLPESQINNSLLKLEASGQILRGHFRKNQGMMEWCERRLLARIHQQTLAKLRKEIEPVSALQFIRWLAKWQHITGKSQLKGEQGVLEVIRQLQAYEIPANAWEKQIFAKRISDYSPDLLDRLCLSGVVIWGRPSLHPSIESSLKEKDLEISSYKSIQANSVTPITFLIREESGWLAGKSAYTAEELKSLSYNAQVVYTYLQTHGASFFSDIVSDVQKLKTEVENALWELVAAGLISADSFDNLRAMIDPQRRTGRRPRRHNLFSQGRWSLLRAAKPVEPERRIESICRILLKRYGVCFREIVMREKIAASWSELLSGFRRLEAQGEIRGGRFISGFTGEQFALAYAVDSLRAAPAQTDAQEISIFAVDPLNLVGVLLPGEKIPSRSGKQLILRT; translated from the coding sequence ATGATCTCTTCCTATCCACATAGTATCGATTGGGCTCATCCCTTAATTAAGGAATGGTTCGTTAATCAGTTTGAGACGCCTACCGCACCGCAGATTGAAGGTTGGCCAGGAATCCTGGCTGGCGAGCATACTTTAATTTCTGCGCCAACCGGTTCGGGCAAAACCTTTGCTGCCTTTATGGTCTGCATTGATCAACTGCTGCGCGCAGCGGTGGAGAACAGGTTAGAGAATCAAATCGAAGTGATTTATATTTCCCCTCTGAAAGCCCTCGGCAACGACATTCAAAAGAATCTTCTTGGTCCTTTAAAACAAATTCAGCAGAATGCGAATGCGGCTGGCATCATCATAGATGATATTCGGGTTGCCGTCAGAACTGGCGACACACCGGCAAAGGACAGGCAATCGATGTTGAAAAAGCCGCCTCATATTCTGGTAACAACACCGGAATCATTCTATTTGTTACTGACTGCAGAAAAAAGCCGAGCTTTGTTAAAAACAGTTCGCACTGTCATCGTCGATGAAATCCATGCTCTGGTTAATAGTAAGCGCGGAACTCATCTGGCCTTGTCTCTCGAGCGTCTGGAAAAGCTGGCCTGTGAATTGCCTGTCCGGATTGGCTTATCTGCGACCCAAAAACCCATTGAAGAAGTGGCTAAATTTTTAAGCGGCAGTTCTCGGGCCGTTCCGAATATCATTAACATAGGTCATCAGCGGCATTTGGATCTTAAGGTGGAAGTTCCTAAAACCGCGCTGGAGTCGGTCACATCCAATGATGTCTGGGATGAAATTTATGATCGCGTTGCAGAGTTGGCCATGCAGAATCGCTCCACCCTGGTCTTTGTCAATACCCGGAAACTATCCGAGCGCATGTCGCATCATCTTGCTAACCGCATAGGCAAGGAATGGGTGGCCGCCCATCACGGCAGTTTATCGCGCAAATTACGCCTGGCAGCTGAAAATGGGTTGAAAACAGGCGCTTTAAAAGTGATTGTCGCTACTGCGTCTTTAGAGCTTGGCATTGATATCGGTACGGTGGATCTGGTGTGCCAGATTGGCTCTCCACGGGCGTTAGCCGCTGCATTACAGCGTGTGGGCCGTGCCGGTCATTGGCATGGTGCTATTTCGAGAGGCCATTTTTTTGCTACTACCCGCGATGAGCTGCTGGAGTGCGCCGCATTGGTATATGGCATCTACAGCGGCGATTTGGATCGGCTGATCATACCCGAGCAGCCGCTGGATATTCTGGCCCAGCAGATAGTGGCGGCCTGCGCCACCGATGAGTGGAACGAGGACGAATTATTCAAATTAGTGAAACGCAGTTATCCTTATCGTCATTTGAAAAGAGAGGTTTTTAACACCGTTCTGGAAATGCTCAGCGAAGGCATTGCCGCTTCTCGCGGGCGCTATGGAGCCTATCTCTTTCGTGATCGAATCAATGGCATTGTAAAGGGACGAAGAGGCAGCCGTATGGCGGCCATTATGAATGGCGGTGCGATTCCGGAAACCAATTTATTTACGGTAATTGCTGTTCCTGAAGAGATTGTAGTAGGTACTCTCGATGAAGAGTTCGCGGTGGAAAGCCATCGCGGCGATGTCATTCTGTTGGGCAATACGTCCTGGAGAGTGTACAAAGTTGAAAATACCAGAGGAAGAGTCATTGTTGAAGATGCTCAGGGTGCAGCCCCCACGGTACCTTTCTGGCTGGGAGAAGCACCAGCTCGCAGTAACGAATTGTCTTTGCAAGTCTCCAGTTTACGAACCAAAATAGATGCCTTACTCCCATTATCAACTGCAACAAATCCTGAAAGTCAGAAAAAAGCCAGGGAATGGTTAGCCGCCAACTGTCATGTCAGTGACTATGCTGCGGGTCAAATGATTGATTATCTGCTTGAAGGACGTGCTTTATTAGGTGCAGTTCCGAGCCAGCAGACGATTATTGCCGAGCGGTTTTTTGATGAGTCAGGCGGGATGCAGCTAATTATTCACGCCCCTTTTGGTGCGCGTATCAATAAGGCCTGGGGGCTGGCATTACGCAAACGTTTCTGCCGTTCCTTTAATTTTGAATTACAGGCAGCGGCAACGGACGATGGGCTAGCGATCTCCTTAGCCGAGCAGCACAGCTTTCCGCTTGAGGATGTTTTTCAGTTTCTCCATCCGGCAACAATTAAAAAGGTTCTGGTGCAGGCCGTTTTGCAATCGCCTGTTTTCACAACCCGCTGGCGCTGGGATGCAATCAGGGCTTTGGCTTTAATGCGATACCGCAATGGCCGCAAAGTACCGCCTAATATATTGCGCATGCGTGCAGATGATCTTCTGGCTGCCGTTTTCCCGCAAGCCGCTGCTTGTCAGGACAACCTGGCCGGAAAAGACGTGGAATTGCCGGAACATCCTTTGATCGATGAAACCATCAAAGACTGCCTGACCGAAGCGATGGATATTGAGGGTTTGCGTGAACTGTTGAAAGGGATTAAATCGGGAACGATTCATTGTATCGCGGTGGACACGCCAACGCCCTCAGTATTCTCGCATGAGATTCTTAATGCAAACCCTTATGCTTTTCTTGACGATGCGCCCTTGGAAGAGCGGCGAACGCGGGCAGTGGCCATGCGGCGGATTTTACCCGAATGGCTGCAGGGCAATATGGGACAGCTTGATTCGGAAGTCATTGCCGATGTTCAGAGACAAGCCTGGCCAGATATCAGGAATGCCGATGAGCTGCATGATTTTCTGCAAACGATGATTGGTCTTTCCCGTGATAATCTGCGCATTCCTGATAGCTGGGCTGTATTTTTTGAGCAATTGCAGAATGCAAATCGTGCAGGTACTGCCCATGTAGATGGTCAGGCTTTCTGGGTTGCAACCGAGAAAAAAAATGCCTATCAGGCAGTTTATCCATCTGCTGTTTTTTCAGAGAGTTTAATCGAATGGGATAGTCAACTCCATGAGGCAGATGACGCCTTACTGATGATGCTAAGAGGGTGGATGCAGCATCTTGGCCCAGTCAATGTAGGCGAGCTTGTCGATTTATTAAAGTTACCTGAAAGCCAGATCAATAATAGTTTATTAAAACTGGAAGCAAGCGGTCAGATTCTTCGAGGTCATTTTCGAAAAAACCAGGGTATGATGGAGTGGTGTGAACGTCGTCTACTGGCAAGAATTCATCAGCAGACACTGGCGAAATTACGAAAGGAAATTGAACCGGTCAGCGCTCTGCAATTTATTCGCTGGCTCGCTAAATGGCAGCATATCACTGGCAAAAGCCAGCTTAAGGGAGAGCAGGGTGTTTTAGAAGTTATCCGCCAGTTACAGGCCTATGAAATTCCGGCAAATGCCTGGGAAAAGCAGATTTTTGCCAAACGAATCAGTGATTACAGTCCGGATTTGCTAGACAGGCTTTGTCTCTCGGGGGTGGTCATATGGGGCAGGCCGAGCCTGCATCCCAGTATTGAATCCTCCCTGAAAGAAAAGGATCTTGAAATCAGCAGCTACAAGTCGATTCAGGCGAACAGTGTCACGCCTATTACGTTTTTAATCCGGGAAGAATCAGGCTGGCTGGCTGGAAAATCCGCCTATACTGCAGAGGAATTAAAAAGTTTAAGCTATAATGCGCAAGTGGTTTATACCTATTTGCAAACGCATGGCGCTTCATTTTTCAGCGATATTGTCAGTGATGTGCAGAAGTTAAAGACAGAGGTTGAAAATGCGCTCTGGGAGTTGGTGGCGGCTGGTCTGATAAGCGCTGACAGCTTCGATAATCTACGTGCAATGATAGACCCGCAGCGGCGAACCGGCCGACGCCCTCGCCGCCATAATTTATTCAGTCAGGGACGCTGGTCCTTATTGCGTGCTGCTAAGCCAGTAGAGCCAGAGCGGCGTATTGAATCCATCTGTCGAATCCTGCTAAAGCGCTACGGGGTCTGTTTTCGAGAAATTGTAATGCGCGAAAAAATCGCGGCATCCTGGTCGGAATTGCTAAGCGGTTTTCGTCGACTGGAAGCACAGGGAGAAATTCGTGGCGGACGATTTATAAGTGGCTTTACCGGTGAGCAGTTTGCATTAGCTTATGCTGTGGATTCATTACGAGCCGCTCCCGCGCAAACTGATGCGCAGGAAATTTCTATATTTGCGGTAGATCCATTAAATTTAGTGGGTGTATTGTTACCCGGCGAAAAGATCCCCTCTCGTTCCGGAAAACAGTTAATTTTAAGAACTTAA
- a CDS encoding HAD family hydrolase, whose product MPWTELFKKIDAIIFDFDGVIFDSEFLHYQACCHALKPLGTPLSYEEYVEHYLGFVDKEMFPRLIHNKNHKLSAREIDDLINKKVAAYTQLIQTRNELPLIADFEAFLFNVISRVNQLAICSGSSRAEISAVLSKVSQGKLLQYFHTIVTADDVKTGKPSPEGYLLTASKLNISPDRCLVFEDTPHGIDAAKNAGMHVIGLLTTYKNHHIANADQIATGFKQLLDEARPL is encoded by the coding sequence ATGCCCTGGACAGAGTTGTTTAAGAAAATAGACGCAATCATTTTTGATTTTGACGGGGTTATTTTTGATAGCGAATTTCTGCATTACCAAGCCTGCTGTCATGCACTAAAACCCTTGGGAACTCCGCTGAGCTATGAAGAATATGTTGAGCATTATCTGGGCTTTGTTGATAAGGAAATGTTCCCACGGCTGATACACAATAAAAACCACAAACTATCGGCACGGGAAATTGACGATCTGATTAATAAAAAAGTCGCCGCATACACCCAGCTTATCCAGACCCGTAATGAATTACCTCTAATCGCAGACTTCGAGGCGTTCCTTTTTAATGTAATTTCCAGGGTAAATCAGTTAGCCATTTGCAGCGGTTCTTCAAGAGCTGAAATTTCAGCCGTACTTTCCAAAGTAAGCCAGGGCAAACTGCTGCAGTATTTTCATACCATTGTCACCGCAGATGATGTCAAAACGGGTAAACCCTCTCCTGAAGGGTATTTATTGACTGCCAGCAAGTTGAATATTTCTCCAGATCGCTGCCTGGTTTTTGAGGACACACCCCATGGGATTGATGCCGCTAAAAATGCCGGCATGCACGTTATTGGCCTGTTAACTACCTACAAGAATCATCATATTGCCAATGCGGATCAGATTGCCACAGGCTTCAAACAATTGCTGGACGAAGCACGCCCGCTATGA
- a CDS encoding class I SAM-dependent methyltransferase: MLAFNQDKAEQFSQHLLLLLNHAALALMISIGHRSKLFDVMSTMDAANSETIAQNANLNERYVREWLNAMVTGGIIDYDTHQKLYSLPAEHAAFLTRAASPNNIAVIAQFIPILANVEDLILNAFIHGGGVPYEAYHRFHSVMAEQSGQTIYLALLDKIIPLVNGLREQLQQGIKVLDIGCGYGRALSLMAEHFPNSQFYGFDLCEETINHANALALQKGLTNLHFMRRDLAKWHEQNQYDLITSFDVIHDQAHPKDVLKAVYEALKPQGVFLMQDIKTSSQVENNTNHPIAPLIYTISCLHCMTVSLSQNGAGLGAAWGEELAEEMLKDAGFTQIEKRYLEHDIMNTYYIVHK, encoded by the coding sequence ATGCTAGCCTTCAATCAGGATAAAGCAGAACAATTTTCGCAACATTTATTACTGCTTCTGAACCACGCCGCTTTAGCTTTAATGATATCGATAGGCCATCGCAGTAAACTGTTTGATGTAATGAGTACTATGGATGCGGCAAATAGTGAAACCATTGCTCAGAATGCCAACCTAAATGAGCGCTATGTTCGTGAGTGGCTCAATGCGATGGTCACAGGCGGCATCATTGATTATGATACACATCAAAAGCTTTATTCTTTACCAGCGGAACATGCCGCTTTTCTGACCCGGGCAGCCTCTCCGAATAATATTGCAGTGATCGCCCAGTTTATTCCTATTCTGGCTAACGTAGAGGATTTAATTCTGAATGCGTTTATACATGGCGGCGGCGTACCTTATGAAGCCTATCACCGCTTTCACAGCGTCATGGCAGAACAAAGCGGGCAGACCATTTATCTGGCTTTACTGGATAAAATTATTCCCCTGGTTAATGGGCTGAGGGAGCAACTCCAGCAAGGCATCAAAGTGCTCGATATTGGCTGCGGTTATGGTCGAGCGCTCAGCTTAATGGCCGAACATTTTCCCAATAGCCAGTTTTATGGATTCGACTTATGCGAAGAAACCATTAACCATGCCAATGCACTGGCCCTGCAGAAAGGTTTGACTAACCTTCATTTCATGCGTAGAGACTTAGCTAAATGGCATGAACAAAACCAATACGATTTGATTACCAGCTTTGATGTGATTCACGATCAGGCCCATCCAAAGGACGTCCTCAAGGCTGTTTATGAGGCCTTAAAACCACAAGGAGTGTTTTTAATGCAAGATATAAAGACTTCCAGTCAAGTAGAAAATAACACTAATCACCCTATTGCACCGCTGATTTATACCATTTCATGTCTTCATTGCATGACGGTTTCTCTGTCACAAAATGGAGCGGGGCTGGGAGCTGCCTGGGGAGAAGAGCTGGCGGAGGAAATGTTAAAAGATGCCGGATTTACCCAGATTGAAAAACGCTATCTTGAACATGACATTATGAATACCTATTACATTGTTCACAAATAA
- a CDS encoding M15 family metallopeptidase — MNAGAYSYFKSRIKSIPQSTQILMKRYTWRPGCPVPINQLVLVKLSYWGFDKKTHEGMLIVHQDIAHEVVEIFRRLYQKKYPVEQMKLMEEYKGNDELSMQANNTSAFNCREVTNQPGIYSQHSYGRAIDINPLINPYVKGALILPQQAKNFASRKQTYPGKIAENTPFYQLFKSYHWDWGGSWFDLQDYQHFEKRANGEKRNPYGYS; from the coding sequence ATGAATGCCGGCGCCTATTCGTACTTTAAAAGCCGCATCAAATCCATTCCTCAGTCGACTCAAATTTTGATGAAACGATATACATGGAGACCAGGCTGTCCTGTTCCTATTAACCAACTGGTTTTAGTCAAACTTTCTTATTGGGGGTTTGATAAAAAAACACATGAGGGGATGCTGATTGTGCATCAGGACATTGCCCATGAAGTGGTAGAAATTTTTCGCCGTCTGTACCAAAAAAAATACCCTGTTGAGCAAATGAAATTAATGGAAGAATATAAGGGGAATGACGAGTTGTCCATGCAGGCGAATAATACCTCCGCCTTTAACTGCCGCGAAGTGACTAATCAGCCAGGCATCTATTCACAACATAGTTATGGACGTGCTATTGATATTAATCCCCTTATTAATCCCTATGTCAAAGGCGCTTTAATTCTACCGCAGCAGGCAAAGAATTTTGCAAGCCGAAAGCAAACTTATCCGGGAAAAATTGCTGAAAATACCCCGTTTTATCAACTTTTCAAATCCTATCACTGGGATTGGGGCGGCAGTTGGTTTGATTTGCAGGACTATCAGCACTTTGAAAAAAGAGCCAATGGGGAAAAAAGAAATCCCTACGGCTACTCTTGA